Within Zootoca vivipara chromosome 17, rZooViv1.1, whole genome shotgun sequence, the genomic segment TGTGTACTTTACTGACCAAGGCTGATACAAAACAAAattcacaactttttttttaatcataagTGACTTCATAATAACTTAAAACATCAGGTCACCATGATGTCTTGGCAAATTTCAACATGGACATATTTACTTACAGTCCAGTTGTAAGGTTGGTGGGGTGATAACATGTAGGACAGAATGAACCAATAGGTACATCAATGCAAGGTCATAATGCTTGTTGCTGGGCCAGTATCTCGTAAAAGATGTGATCTCAGGCATCAGAGGCACTGCTCCAAACAATTGGAATAGGAGTGTTAAAACCTCTTGTAGCTGTTTAATTTGCTGGAAATGATTTTCACAGATGCATTCTCCGCTTTCCTAACAGTTCAAAGCAGCTGATAACCATAGAGAAATGCCATCCATAAAGCCAATTAACTAATTTTTATTTCTGCAATCTCACCCCCCGCTCACATAAAATAAACAACTGCTTTAACTTGTTGCTTTCTAGGAACaggaaagaggtttttttttacctgaTATCTTACTGAGTTACctaaggaaaggaaaaatggggaGAGTTGCACGAATTAACAAGGCAATGGCAAGAGAGATGACTttacacacttcttcatataGAATCGATTTAAGAATCAAAGCAGAATCATCATCCTTTTAAGAAGAGTTCACAGGAAATAGCTGACAGCTGAACagttgacatttttattttattacaggtATACCAACTTAAAACAGTTGCTCTGAGAAGGTGCCATTTTACATGTCTTCAAATCTTTTAATATATCTTGCTTTTTTCATTCTGCGctctcaaattttattttatttttgtaaattaggggtatgagccaaagtgaagcacgAATTGCAGATCAATCTGATGTATATAACTCAGAATGTCAATGGAACTTAACTCAGTCACAAACACGTTTAGGGTTCCAAGCTTAATTTCAATATATTGagaatgtggtttttttgtgtgcctCATTGAAATAATGGGTGTTTTGGCTGGTTAGTCGACCTGCACAcattattttctctctcacaaTGAGAAACAGCGATTTATTCACAGCTGCGTGACTCATAACTAAATTGCATCACTTGGCAACACTTGTGGTTGGACTACTTTTCAGGTTATTCATTCCCCTTGAACTATTTCTACCTCGGTTAAAGATACTGTACTTGCCTGCGCAAAACCTTACCTGAAATGGGGTAAAAATGAGAAATTAACATAAAAAAGACAAAGACGAATGTCTCCCTAGTGGCCATAATCCTCAAAACAGTAGGTGAGAAGAATGAGAGAGAGCAGGAACCTTTAAAAGGCAAGGGGAAAAGATGAAAGGTTAAAATTGTAATGAGGGATCCAAATTCCTTAGAAATGTGTATTTCCTTCCAttgatctatttttaaaaaagcaaaaaatgaaacGTGTAAGGATTAGTTTTAAGCCCCAATCAAAAAGGGAGTTACCGCATTTTCAGTCAGGGTGGAAGGCTCGCCTATTCAATGGTTTTGCCTGCTTGAAAGTCTGGGCTAAAAAGCTCATTTTCATGTAAGcagtacttgggggggggaggggggaccgcAGTGGTAATAAATAGGCGATGCTTTGTTTGTTCAAAGAAGTGTCCAATACCCAACCACAATTGCTTCAAGAGgctgggcaggtgaggggacaattctgaggtaaaaaaaaaacccacaaaacgcGAGCACACCTGAGGTAACGACGGTTGGAAATGCGCGGGAAAAGCTAGATCTCCCTCGCGCGCCACTTCAAAGCCTCCAACGCCTCTTTCCTCCCCCGCCAACGGCAGCTGCGCCGCTCGAGGCTCTGATTGGACAGGGGGCGGGAGGGAAAGGGAGACTGCGACAAGCGCTAGCCAGTCCCCGGCGACGCGTGACCCCTGCGGTTGCTCCAAGGGAAACCCCGAGCGAGAAGCGAAGTTTGTGTTTACAGTATGTTCTGTCGATCGTCGCCGCTGCCGTCTTCTTCCCGCCTTCTCTGCGGGAGTCTTAGCCACGGAGCTTCCGGTTTCCCGCTGCCATTTTGAAATGCCCCATTCCCAGGGCGGAAGTGGAGGCTGCCCATAGAAATCAGTGGGGGAAATGAAACTGCTCTTCGTTTTGTAGGCAGTTCTCTTGCATTACATGTTTTTCAATACAACAGTATTACAAAAATAGATTGCAATCCATTCTTTTTCCATGCCAGGTTGGTTGTGCTTGGATGGCAGACAACTTTGCAGTGTAGTAATAGTTGACTAAATCTGGGAGTGGTTTCAACAGCCCTAGTTCGCAAGCCATCTTGACTCTTAATGACCCcaaatatttcctctgcagaaggaaatatcttgggggggggatctctccCAGTAGTTCTTTTCACTACAGTCAAAAGAAACACGTTGTGTATGAATAGGACAGCAGACAATGATTTCAAACTAGGGTATTTGCCACCGCAAAATAATGACCCACACTGGCCAAGATGAAGTGATCTGCAAACCTCAGGTATCTTGACAGGAGACAAGCTACACgctcattttttttcttgtagACTGCCTTTTTCTGTGATCCGTGCACGTGTCTTCTATAATCTTCTCGTGCCTTCTCAGTACATAACCACACCCTTTATATTTCTATATTTCCTAGTGGCCATTTCTGAGGATATAGACAAATTAGGGCTGCTGGTTCAAGGGTATGGAAAGCCAGCCCTGTGAGGAAAAGTTGAAGGAACTGGGCTATGTATTGGACTGAAGGGAAGTAAGATCGAGCTCTTCAAAGACCAGAACTGTGCTCACCACATTCAGAAGAGGGCAAGATCAAGTGGGCTTAGGATATGAGAGGGTAGATTTTGGCTAAATATAAGGAATCTTGACTACTACAATAGCAGGTTGGCAACAGGGCAAACTAGCCAAAGTGGTGGTGGGATTGCAGGCCTTCAAATTTATAGGAATCTGCCTTGCACTGTGTTCATCTAGGATTGCCTGCACGAACTAGCAGCATATTCCATGTTCTCAGGCAATAAGAGACACCCCTTTTATAGGGGTTTGCAAGCTAAGTAACTATGGTAAACCCCAACGGATCTGGGTCCTCTGGGgtgtataggaaagttttcaaATAAGGATTGAGTCACGACCCCTCCCaagttttcaaaataataattttacttcCAAGAAGTccagactacccccccccccaataacaaatCCTCACATTTTCAGATTGAAaatctttaatttaaaatttacatcacacgggggtgggggcagggcaggaggaaCACTCACATTCTGTCACAACTAAAATCCGTCAGAAGTGTGCTGTAGGTATTCGTTTTATTTAACACTGTCAtggcttttttttcccctcccaaaacACAGTTGCACAAAAACCAATTACCTCCAAGTTTGTGTCTTTTCCGCCCCTCTTTAAAAtttgaaaaggaaacaaacacacTATATACATACTGCCATATAAAGAGCATCCAAATAGGACAAAATTGCTACAAAATATAAAACCCACCCTTACGTATTTTCATTAAAGAACccaccaagcaaaaaaaaaaaaagttatccaGAGGCTCTGTAATACTCACCCCCCACccgttttaaaaagaagaaaaagttccATTTTGCTCACACACTAAAGCTGACAACTCAAAACTGTGGCAATGTAGTTAGCTGGTTGTTACGTTTACTACATAAAAGATCCTTAGAGAAgctgtaaaactattgaaatacATACTATGTATAACCATGCTGGTGCGCTTGGTTTCATTTTACtcctttgtaaaataataataataataataacacacaaAACCCCCTTTCAGCCTTTTAAATGGTCAAATACAGACTAGTAGTAGTCATTGAAGGTAACTTAGGGGGAGAAATCTTCTAAAAATCACTGATTCGGCCATTCATGTTTTTGAACCAGTGCAGGAGTTTGATGCACACTTGAGAGATCCCTCAACaactaattttaaaatatgaaactgGAGCAGAAGGCAGATTTCCTGCATAAGGAAATCTAGCCCCATTGAGATGAATTGGGTTAAGATGGCTGCTCAGTAGTTCTGTGGTGTCAATCACAGCTCAGATAGTACTATAGCCAGAAAACCTTACATGTGCAATGAATTAGTACAAGCCAGACCCAACATTTAAATACTCTCTTTGTAATGGAAGGGTTTTATTATTTTCCGAGCCTaactaaattaaaaacaaaagggtATATGGAAAGGTGAGGGGGGATCTGAATTAATACAAAGTAACTGCTTTTAAACACAGAACCAGCAGGACAACAGTATAcgctttttaaaagtttctaaGATTCATTCATACACAAATGTAACAGGATTGGAATAAAGCTTTACCAAGTCCTTTCAGCcaagtcattttttttaaaatccaagttTGTCTATTAAAATGCCTTTTTGCATTTCCTTCTGTTCAAATGCCTCTTTAGAGTTAGCTGTGAATATttccggggggcgggggagagagagaaatactgttTTGCAGAGCTTCTCAAATGCAGTGTCACCAGAACTTAAAAGAGTCCAATGTCACATACTAAACATTCCAGAACGTGTGTCTAATGTGCTATTTATATTCACAAGCAACTGTAgtaagggggggggcaactcccatCCATCTATGTAAAAATACCCCTTTTTATCTAAACCCACATTAGCGACAGCTTCTCCTAAGCAGGAcagataataaaaaaatagtatcTCTGGAATACAGCTGTGTGTTACTATTTGGGTAAAATATTTAACAATCCAAGTTAGTCTATCGTTAGGTAAGAACTGCAGGAGTTCTCAAGAGTCCAGTATGCCgtttgctgttttttgttgttaaaacgCAATCTGCAAAGAAGATCCATAAAAACCAGTTTTGTTGCCAGCACAAGGCTCGTTGTCTTTCCTTTGCTGACAGGGTGCGGTGAACAAATTTCTGAAGGATTCTTGCCCAAATGTTTCCCCACAGCATGACCTGCACTTCTCCCCATCATGAGCTTAAGGTTAGCATACCTGTAACTAGACAATTGCAAGGTTGGTCCACCACTCTCCACAGCCCTTTTCAGGACACCTTTTGACAACAGCCAACCTCACTGCTAGCTTCACCGAGGGCAGGGAAACAGCAAGGCATTTCAATGATCCTTTCCCAGAAGTAAGCTGCTTGcccaccttccccaccccaaatgctgTGCTCTAGGCCTCGCCATGTGGCTTAGTCTACCTGCCAactgaaaggtggcatataaaaaaaatgtgcctctcctatatatatatatatttaatgaaagCCTGAAAAGCTTCAGGGTTTAAaaacaaaggggtgggggaggcgtCTAGAATTTGCATCAGAAATATGAATCCTGTTTCCATCTAGAGGAATATAATGATCAGAAATGGCAAACTAGAAAGAACTTTTAAGTAAGCATTTCCAGGTTATTGGTGTGGTTGTGAGTAAaatgttggttttgttttctctcttaaGTGTTTTGGGTCTCGCCTTTTCCAAAGAGCTCTGCTCAATCGGGCCAAAGCCAGGTCTAGTTCTGTGGAGGACCAAAGgcctacaggaagcccacaagcacaaCAGCATCCTCCCCATTTGCGATTCCCAACAGCTGGCATACAGAGGCattctgtctccaacagtggaggtaggacATAGCTTTATatcttctgtgaatttgtcttCGAAAGCtatgcaagttggtggccatcactgcctcctgtgggactcTTTTCTCAACAGCGAGAATAggatgggccttgggcctgattcAGTAggtctcttcttacattcttatggaaAAAGTTAGACTCAAGAGAGCTGATCCCATGCTTTCCATAGTTAcatagaatattttttaaaaaaatgcaaaaagtgtgtgtgtataaagtGTATGAGAAAGCAGAAGCGCAAAGACTTCACCTGTTTGTACATTCTTcaggtgcccttttaaaataagcCAATTGTTATTATCCAAATTCTTGACTTCATACAGCCTTCGGTTCACCTCATATATAAGCCTCTCTAAGGAAAAGCTGGATTATCACACTGCAATGTCTCTTACTTCAATGAACCATCTTTAAAAGTCTGGATTAAATTAGTTAAATGTTTTGCTTTAACTGTTACTAGAACTAACAGCATGCTCAcataaaaataggggggggggaatttggagaaaaatgtttctggggaggtgggggctggTGGGGGGAGACAACTGGTTCAGTGATTAAAAGGGGATGGAACAGTGTTCTCTCTGCACATGATCCAGAGTGGGCTATTATGTCTTAGTTGGAATGATAAAAAGggcaaaaatagtaaaaacacactTCCTATAAAAAGTTAACACATTAATATCTTCTGTAGGGATACCTAGGATACATGGAGACATACAAGTCTGCATATCGCTATTGCGTATCCTGCAACAAAAAAATGCATCTGGTCCTATTTTTTTTCCTACAACTTAATCGTCGTCATCGTCTCCCTCATCTTCTGCTGCACgttttctcttctcccctctgaCGCCTTCggctgcaaaaggaaaaggagcatGTTCACTTATGTTAAGTGTACAGCagcatgtcacacacacactgccttatTTCTACCTCTTCTGGGCACTTACACCTAGTTTatcaaacacaaaacaaatatcTTGACATGAAATTGGCtaaacagaaagaagaaattATGTGTGGTCTGAGCCAACAACTGTTCAATGTATCAGAACGATGGGCATATTACCTCTTTCTAttttcagtaaaaaaataaaatacagatcaAATGTTTTCATAAAGGCAATGAATCAGTTATGGTATTGTTagttttcccccaaagaagcccagggaaCAGAGGTTAAGGGCTGCTGAGAATTCTCCACTGGAGACCCACACTCAAATTAATTACCCAAATTTTGTGAGCTGCTAACCTGGGTGCTTTGCTTTATAGTGTAGATACATCCCAAGACAAAACTAAACAACCTCAAAAGCGAGACATCGGCTGTATGGTGACCTGTAAGGTACCAAACAACCCCACAATTCCTGTTTTTCCAGCATTACCTGGAAAGACAATGGGAGAATCTATGAAGTCTTCAGGGCAATGTCTTATGTGGCTAATGGGTCATGTATTGAGGTCTACTTCAGCTTGTCTTTTGCACTTCAGTAACAAAAGGaggatggatttctgtattttagaatttctgtttctttttggaagccgcccagagtggctgggggaacccggccagatgggcggggtataaataataaattattattattattattattattattattattatttctagcgGACCACAGAAAAATCTCTCCCAGAAATCCCCTTCTGTTGTGGACAAATTATAGAATGAAAGCTGTATGCTACAGCAATGAAAACACTAATTTAACACTTCCATTTGATTGCACCAACTTACAACTTCTTagaaaaaaaatagtccagctgTAGCAACTTTATAAAACCTAAGTATAGGTTGCAAAAAAATTATCAGCTATTTAAGGCAGAGATGGCTAACCTATGGGTCCTTCAGATGttctcagctcccatcagctagcATAgcctgggatgatgatgatgggagttgcaacctCACAActtctgaaggaccacaggctgATTTACATCAACCAAGTATAAATTCAACTTATGTTGGGTTCAGATGTCCCCTTCCTCCAATGGAAGCCAGCTCCTTCAAGCCTGAGGAAAGGAAGCTTTTGGATCCAAATTAGGAAGTTTCAGACGTTTTAAGAATTTAAATGCAACTTTATTCACATGCAGTTGAATATGAAacttaccttcttcttcttcattctccttctcctctacgtaatcatcatcatcttcttcatcCTTAAGAGGGAAACAAGTTGATGGTCTCAGAAGTTCAGTATGATTTACAAAGTGAAACCAATACTCCTAATCGCATTCTAATAAGGCTGCAAGACATGGCATTCCCAGACTGTTGCATTCTATAAAAAGCAAAGCCAAATTTCTCCGTGCTCAACTAaggcaaaagtaaaaaaaaggctAAGTCAAGAGGGTCAACTCATTCCAAAACGCTTGGGAGttgtttaagaacacattttagaAACTCAGCTGAGGTGTGTATCACAGATCAGGAAAGGTACCACAAGGGCCAAGAAGACACCAGCATCAAGCAAAGAAGCTATTagaggcaagaaggcttccttcaaGAAACCAAAGTCTTGTCCaaatgaagagaacaaaaagaaacacaaactttggccaaataataataataataaaagtgcaAGCAGACAGTAAGGgatgataaaaaaggggggaaaacattgcTAAAAACATTAGAACTACCAATAAtaagttttttaaatatattagtaGCAGGAAACCCTCTGGGGAGGTAGTTGGACCCTTGGCTGACAAGGGAGTGTCAAAGGAGGACAAGGAATCTGTGTagaagctgaatgaattctttgcatctgtcttcacaacaaaagaatagatgggccattggccttatccAGCCGGCTAATTACAATTTAGAGAAGCCAATTACAAAAATAATATGCAATGGACAAACTGTTTGCTACTGAATTGCAGGATTTCTCCGGTGTGCAGGGAGACTATAGCCAGTGTCTTCGACCTACCTTAACATGCACCTCAGCAACATATAGCCAGAACCAAGTATCTTGTCTTCCTATTTCACTGCTCATTTGCTTATCTTGTTCTCAATTTGTACTCTTGGGACTTCTCACTAACTTGTCCTCAGCCATTTCATTTCCCACTAGGATTCATATTCCCTTCACACATCTGCACCATTTGTGGAGGTGAGCCCCCAAAGAAAACACTGGTTTTGTCGGGATCTATAAAGTACTTCAGATTTGGGTccatttttaatgcaaaataaCAGTCCCCGAGTTCTATAATGATAATTTCTCAATCATGCTTCAAAGGAGAATCATCATCTTAAATGGGATTGTGCACTTATTCCCATCTTCCTCTGATGAATATTTACCTGTTTCCTAAGGTTCCTTGATCTAATCCTAGTAACATTACTTTTAGTCTTCTGTCATTTGCGGCTTGGTTGCTTTATTCTGAACAGTCCCATCAGCACATCTACCAGCATTCTCTTGCAAAATAGGTTGGAGTCCAAGATCTCAAACCACAGCTTTTGCTTCAACAATATATATGCCATCACATTTATACAATTTTCATCATTTCTGTGCTCTCCATGGGAGCATGGCATGGACAAAATATACTCTTTTCTGCACAGCATGCACCATTATCAAGGTTAAATGTTTTGGAACTTGGGAGGAAGAACATAAAATTTACCTGAATCTCTTCTTTCATTAAGTACGAGAGGCCCActtcttcctcatcctcctcatcTTCACCTTCACCCTCCCCCAAGTCTGAGCCATCGTCGTCTTCCTCATCATTCTCTTCATATTCTCCTGGGGGACCAGCTTTGTCCTCATCTTCTTCATCCTCATCTTCATCCCCATCTGAAGGAAAGGTAACGCTAATGAGATGCACATGGCATGCGCTTCCAACTTCTGACACAGAATTTACAGGTTCAAACTCAACAGTCTCAAAAAAACAAGCACATGGTACAGTCCTCCTGGGACATTACTTCTGAATGCATTGCAGCAGTTTGCAGGCTTGGGTGCTCAAGAACGTCCCCACCTGTGCTATCATGTTAAGGAGGATTTTCGTTTTTTGCCTTTATCCCAATGtgtgtagggtttttttggggggggggcatttcaaaaTGTGATTCTCCACCTGCATTCCCAGGAGGACTATAACACATACAATTTTTTGGGAATGTATAGATCAGTTCAACATCCAATCAAATGTTAGCTCTTTTCCAGACATTAGAACAGTGATTctagaaacaaaacagaatataTTAATGGCTCATACGATGTTATATAtaggaaacaattttttaaaaaaccaacaaaatgtATTCTTTACGTGACATTTATGTTTTGCTGCAAGGTGCATTTTAAGTCTTTTTGGCACATATATAAAAAGTATAGTGTGAACAGTGAATGTTAAACCACAAAATTGGCATGCCATTTGCTCCAAGCCTGTGACTTGATATCCAATCTAGAAAGGGTATAATAACAAGACACATTTACAAAGAGTTACCTTCATCCTCTTCATCTTCTGAGTCGGGGGCCTCGTTATCCTCCTGATCAAACCCATCTAGATACGTAATTTGCTGGAGCAAGTCAAACACGCTTTCTCTGTAATCCTCCAGGTTTGTGATCTCACAGTTAAACAAATCAAGACTCTTCAAATTCTTAAGATTTTGCTGAGAAGAACAGAACAACACCTTAGATTTCTACGTCAACAGAAAACACCTTTTAACAACACCTTTAGATGCTTCATTATTAGGCCTGCCAACTCTGCACAAATGTTGGTAGTCCAGTCTGTAACATTACGGCTGCAATCTAGGAATAAGCCC encodes:
- the ANP32E gene encoding acidic leucine-rich nuclear phosphoprotein 32 family member E isoform X1, whose amino-acid sequence is MEMKKRINLEMRNRAPEKVAELVLDNCRSSNGEIEGLNDTFKELEFLSMANVELSSLAKLPTLTKLRKLELSDNLISGGLEVLAERCPNLTYLNLSGNKIKDLSTVEALQNLKNLKSLDLFNCEITNLEDYRESVFDLLQQITYLDGFDQEDNEAPDSEDEEDEDGDEDEDEEDEDKAGPPGEYEENDEEDDDGSDLGEGEGEDEEDEEEVGLSYLMKEEIQDEEDDDDYVEEKENEEEEAEGVRGEKRKRAAEDEGDDDDD
- the ANP32E gene encoding acidic leucine-rich nuclear phosphoprotein 32 family member E isoform X2, which translates into the protein MANVELSSLAKLPTLTKLRKLELSDNLISGGLEVLAERCPNLTYLNLSGNKIKDLSTVEALQNLKNLKSLDLFNCEITNLEDYRESVFDLLQQITYLDGFDQEDNEAPDSEDEEDEDGDEDEDEEDEDKAGPPGEYEENDEEDDDGSDLGEGEGEDEEDEEEVGLSYLMKEEIQDEEDDDDYVEEKENEEEEAEGVRGEKRKRAAEDEGDDDDD